From Mesobacillus boroniphilus, the proteins below share one genomic window:
- a CDS encoding glutamate-1-semialdehyde 2,1-aminomutase produces the protein MQRTNSERIHSEALDHIVGGVNSPSRSYKAVGGGAPIVMERAQGAYFWDVDGNQYIDYLAAYGPIITGHAHPHITEAIKRAAETGVLYGTPTPHEVKFAKMLKEAMPALDKVRFVNSGTEAVMTTIRVARAYTGRDKIIKFAGCYHGHSDLVLVAAGSGPSTLGTPDSAGVPKSIAQEVITVPFNDIEPFKEALEKWGDQIAAVLVEPIVGNFGIVEPKPGFLEEVKELTHQAGSLIIFDEVITAFRFMYGGAQDMLGISPDLTAMGKIIGGGLPIGAYGGRAEIMEQVAPLGPAYQAGTMAGNPASILSGIACLEVLKQDGVYEYLDQLGAMLEEGITASASKYAIPITINRLKGALTIYFTTEKIENYEQAENTNGEMFARFFNLMLEQGINLAPSKYEAWFVTIAHSREDIEATLHAVDQAFYSMANE, from the coding sequence ATGCAAAGAACAAATTCTGAGCGAATACATAGCGAAGCCCTTGATCATATCGTAGGCGGTGTCAATAGCCCATCCCGTTCGTACAAGGCGGTCGGCGGCGGTGCCCCGATCGTGATGGAGCGTGCCCAGGGCGCATACTTCTGGGATGTGGACGGCAATCAATATATCGATTATTTAGCGGCATATGGCCCGATCATTACAGGCCATGCACACCCACATATAACAGAAGCGATCAAAAGGGCCGCTGAGACAGGAGTCCTTTACGGAACTCCGACTCCACATGAGGTCAAATTCGCCAAAATGCTTAAGGAAGCAATGCCAGCACTTGATAAAGTGCGCTTTGTCAACTCAGGGACAGAAGCAGTAATGACGACGATTCGTGTGGCACGTGCCTACACGGGCCGGGATAAAATCATTAAATTCGCAGGCTGCTACCATGGCCACTCTGATCTCGTACTAGTTGCGGCTGGCTCTGGACCATCCACTCTTGGAACCCCTGACTCGGCAGGTGTCCCAAAAAGCATCGCCCAGGAAGTCATCACGGTTCCATTCAATGATATTGAACCTTTTAAGGAAGCTCTTGAAAAATGGGGCGACCAAATCGCTGCGGTACTCGTGGAGCCGATTGTCGGCAATTTTGGAATCGTCGAGCCTAAACCTGGCTTTTTAGAAGAAGTGAAGGAGCTTACCCATCAGGCTGGCTCGCTGATCATTTTCGATGAGGTCATCACGGCTTTCCGTTTCATGTATGGCGGAGCACAGGATATGCTGGGGATTTCTCCGGACTTGACGGCTATGGGCAAAATCATCGGGGGCGGCCTGCCGATCGGTGCTTACGGCGGACGTGCGGAAATCATGGAACAGGTTGCACCACTTGGGCCTGCTTATCAGGCTGGAACGATGGCTGGAAACCCGGCTTCCATTCTTTCAGGCATCGCTTGCCTCGAGGTCCTTAAACAGGATGGTGTCTATGAGTATCTTGACCAGCTCGGCGCGATGCTCGAGGAAGGTATTACTGCTTCAGCAAGCAAGTATGCTATCCCTATCACGATTAATCGCCTGAAAGGTGCCCTAACCATCTATTTTACAACTGAAAAAATTGAGAATTATGAGCAGGCAGAGAACACTAATGGCGAAATGTTCGCGCGCTTCTTCAATCTGATGCTGGAGCAAGGAATCAACCTCGCGCCTTCAAAATACGAAGCATGGTTCGTGACCATTGCTCACTCCAGGGAAGATATCGAAGCAACCCTGCATGCAGTTGATCAGGCATTTTATTCAATGGCTAATGAATAA
- a CDS encoding ABC transporter ATP-binding protein, with protein MNAIEVNGLRKEFKAYSSRSGLSGAFRDLFTRNYKIVPAVNDINFTVKQGEMVGYIGENGAGKSTTIKMLTGILTPTSGSVIVNGMNPHKERERFVQTIGVVFGQRSQLWWDIAVQESFRLLKKVYKVSDAQYNEHMDHVIKTLDLEPLLDKPVRKLSLGQRMRCELAAALIHNPPLLFLDEPTIGLDVLVKLKIREFLKEINEKYNTTILLTTHDLTDIEALCERVIMLDEGNIIYDGALKSLKEKWGEGKEISFEFLEKADLSRLEALTEDLDIKWELDERKQIFTAVTGDDEETVSQVIARTVAAYKVRDVKINEPSTEEIIRNIYDKGMSHHG; from the coding sequence ATGAATGCCATTGAAGTGAATGGGCTGCGGAAGGAATTCAAGGCTTATTCAAGCCGTTCCGGTTTATCGGGTGCTTTTCGCGACCTTTTTACACGCAATTATAAAATAGTACCAGCAGTGAACGATATCAATTTTACTGTCAAACAGGGAGAGATGGTCGGCTACATCGGTGAAAATGGAGCCGGGAAATCGACGACCATCAAAATGCTGACCGGGATCCTGACACCGACTTCAGGGAGTGTCATCGTAAATGGGATGAATCCTCATAAGGAAAGGGAAAGGTTTGTCCAGACGATTGGTGTCGTGTTCGGACAGCGTTCTCAGCTCTGGTGGGACATCGCCGTGCAGGAGTCTTTCCGCCTGCTGAAAAAGGTATATAAAGTTTCAGATGCCCAGTATAACGAGCATATGGACCATGTCATTAAAACACTTGATCTCGAGCCTTTGCTTGATAAGCCTGTAAGGAAGCTTTCACTTGGACAGAGGATGCGCTGTGAACTTGCGGCCGCTTTGATCCATAACCCGCCGCTTCTTTTCCTTGATGAGCCTACAATTGGTTTGGATGTGCTTGTCAAATTGAAAATCAGAGAGTTTTTGAAGGAGATCAATGAAAAATACAACACGACAATCCTGCTTACGACTCATGACCTAACTGATATCGAGGCATTATGTGAGCGGGTAATCATGCTTGATGAAGGAAATATCATCTATGATGGTGCTTTGAAAAGTTTGAAGGAAAAGTGGGGAGAAGGAAAGGAAATCAGCTTTGAATTCCTTGAGAAAGCCGATCTTAGCCGCCTTGAAGCCTTGACGGAGGACCTTGATATCAAATGGGAACTGGATGAGAGGAAACAGATTTTTACCGCAGTGACAGGGGATGATGAGGAAACAGTATCGCAGGTAATCGCCCGTACGGTGGCCGCCTATAAGGTCAGGGATGTAAAAATCAATGAGCCATCCACCGAAGAAATTATCCGCAATATCTACGATAAAGGGATGTCGCACCATGGATAA
- a CDS encoding ABC transporter permease: MDKYIEMIRIRFLMMLAYRTNYYTGILIYSINIGAYYFLWNAIYGGKSEIEGLSAVQMTTYVAVAWMARAFYFNNIDREMATEIKEGKVAVELIRPYSYLGMKTMQGLGEGIFRLFFFSVPGMVIVALLFPMEFSADAATWGFFAISIVLSFFINTQLNLLTGITTFFLYNNTGLIRAKRVLIDLFSGLLLPISFFPGWAQEFMRFLPFQGISYIPSMIFTNGFTGSQAVEGLMLQAVWVLILVIPIQVLWVIAKKQLIIQGG, from the coding sequence ATGGATAAATACATTGAAATGATCCGCATCCGTTTTTTGATGATGCTGGCGTACAGGACAAATTACTACACGGGAATTTTGATATACAGCATCAATATCGGAGCTTACTACTTTCTCTGGAATGCGATTTACGGCGGAAAAAGCGAAATCGAAGGCTTGAGTGCCGTGCAAATGACAACATATGTGGCAGTTGCCTGGATGGCAAGAGCTTTTTATTTTAACAATATCGACCGGGAAATGGCGACGGAAATAAAGGAAGGCAAGGTTGCCGTTGAATTGATTAGGCCTTACAGCTATCTCGGAATGAAAACAATGCAGGGACTGGGCGAAGGAATCTTCAGGTTGTTCTTTTTCTCGGTGCCCGGCATGGTCATTGTCGCCTTGTTATTCCCTATGGAGTTTTCAGCGGATGCCGCGACCTGGGGATTTTTCGCGATTTCAATTGTACTCAGCTTTTTCATCAATACACAATTGAACCTGCTGACGGGAATCACCACTTTCTTTCTATATAATAATACAGGCCTGATTCGAGCCAAGCGCGTCCTTATTGACCTGTTTTCAGGCTTGCTGCTGCCAATCAGCTTTTTCCCCGGTTGGGCTCAGGAATTCATGCGATTCCTTCCGTTCCAGGGTATAAGCTATATTCCAAGCATGATTTTCACAAATGGCTTCACTGGGAGCCAGGCAGTAGAAGGGCTTATGCTTCAGGCTGTATGGGTTTTGATATTGGTGATCCCTATTCAGGTTCTTTGGGTAATTGCTAAAAAACAGTTGATTATACAGGGAGGGTGA
- a CDS encoding ABC transporter permease, which produces MFYISMFFQYVAQYMKTRLEYRADLIVEIFSDLLFQAVNLIFILVVFDHTEFLNGWSRDEIIFIYGFFLVPFALFSSFFNIWDFNERYIVKGELDRILTRPIHSLFQIILERMELESLFGAVTGLAVMFYAGSRLGLEVSWTDPLLFVVFVLGGVLVYAGIFVMIACISFWADARTSIMPMMYNIGNYGRYPVDIYNNVIRFVLTWILPFAFVGVYPAAYFLGRDEWYGYSFLTPVIGLVFFSLSVFIWNEGVKRYRGAGN; this is translated from the coding sequence ATGTTTTACATCAGTATGTTTTTTCAATATGTCGCCCAGTATATGAAGACAAGGCTCGAATACCGGGCAGATTTGATCGTTGAGATCTTTTCGGATTTATTGTTTCAGGCTGTCAACCTGATTTTTATCCTTGTGGTCTTTGACCATACCGAATTCCTTAACGGCTGGAGCCGTGATGAGATAATCTTTATATATGGCTTTTTCCTTGTGCCGTTCGCGCTCTTTTCATCCTTTTTCAATATCTGGGATTTCAATGAACGGTATATTGTAAAAGGGGAGCTGGACAGGATCCTGACAAGGCCTATTCATAGCTTGTTCCAGATCATTCTTGAAAGGATGGAGCTGGAGTCGTTGTTTGGCGCAGTGACCGGGCTGGCCGTCATGTTTTATGCTGGAAGCCGTCTCGGTCTTGAGGTGAGCTGGACGGACCCACTGTTGTTCGTTGTGTTCGTTCTTGGAGGTGTCCTGGTATACGCTGGCATATTTGTGATGATTGCCTGCATTAGCTTCTGGGCGGATGCTCGGACCTCGATCATGCCGATGATGTACAATATCGGCAACTATGGACGCTATCCGGTTGATATTTATAACAATGTCATTCGGTTTGTTTTAACGTGGATTCTTCCATTCGCTTTTGTCGGAGTCTATCCTGCCGCCTACTTCCTGGGGCGCGATGAGTGGTACGGTTACTCGTTTTTGACACCTGTGATTGGACTCGTCTTTTTTAGCCTTTCCGTGTTTATTTGGAATGAAGGTGTGAAAAGGTACCGGGGAGCCGGGAACTGA
- a CDS encoding potassium channel family protein gives MQFYISIVLIIVAIFFSLRTLFIPHKIKGKQVSFENFVTLALIYATVMAGFGLLYYLLDLRGIWVLSDVSMRPSVSSYERMSTSMYFSAITLFSVGYGDIAPIGVGRAIAVLEALIGYTIPAAFVTRAVFDQKRS, from the coding sequence ATGCAGTTTTATATATCAATCGTTTTAATAATTGTAGCAATTTTTTTTAGTTTGCGGACACTGTTCATCCCTCATAAGATAAAAGGTAAACAAGTCTCTTTTGAAAATTTTGTTACGCTTGCGCTAATTTACGCGACAGTCATGGCTGGATTTGGGCTGCTTTATTATTTGCTGGATTTGAGAGGTATTTGGGTGCTTTCCGATGTGAGCATGCGCCCTAGCGTTTCCTCCTATGAAAGGATGTCCACAAGCATGTACTTTAGTGCAATTACACTTTTTTCGGTTGGTTACGGTGATATTGCACCGATCGGTGTGGGGAGGGCAATTGCTGTTTTGGAAGCACTCATCGGCTATACGATTCCAGCTGCATTTGTGACAAGGGCCGTGTTTGACCAGAAAAGGTCTTAA
- the bcp gene encoding thioredoxin-dependent thiol peroxidase: MALVIGEKAPEFELPASNGETVKLSDFAGKNVVLYFYPKDMTPGCTTEACDFRDHHESFEGVNAVVLGVSPDPINRHEKFIEKHGLPFLLLADEDHKTAEDYNVWKLKKNFGKEYMGIERSTFIIDKKGNLVKEWRKVKVKGHVEEALEYIKENL, from the coding sequence ATGGCATTAGTAATTGGAGAAAAAGCGCCGGAATTTGAGCTGCCGGCCAGCAATGGAGAAACGGTTAAGCTTTCTGATTTTGCAGGGAAGAATGTAGTGCTCTATTTTTACCCGAAGGATATGACACCTGGCTGCACAACGGAAGCGTGTGATTTTAGGGATCACCATGAGAGTTTTGAAGGAGTGAACGCCGTTGTCCTTGGAGTCAGTCCAGACCCAATCAATCGCCATGAAAAATTCATCGAAAAGCACGGTTTGCCATTCCTGCTTTTAGCTGATGAAGACCATAAAACTGCCGAGGATTACAATGTGTGGAAGCTGAAAAAGAACTTTGGCAAGGAATACATGGGAATTGAACGTTCAACCTTCATCATAGATAAGAAGGGCAATCTCGTTAAGGAATGGCGAAAAGTAAAAGTGAAAGGCCACGTTGAAGAGGCCCTCGAATATATTAAAGAAAATCTTTAA